Below is a window of Humulus lupulus chromosome 9, drHumLupu1.1, whole genome shotgun sequence DNA.
GAGTAAAGTGACTAACAACTTTCGGATAATCCACTTCAACCTTTCCATTTTCATCTACAAAAGATACAATCCTATTGAGCACCTTCCGTTTCTTCATGCTGGAATAGAACAGAGAAGAGTTCTCATCTCCAAACCTCAGCCAATCAACCTTACTCTGCTGATATAAGAAGCTAGCATAGGCAGCCTCTTTCTTTTTAAAGTCCAGGTGAGAAGCTCTCTCTATATCACTCAGAATTTGGCTTTTTGGATCAGAAAATAACTTGTTTTTAGCTTGCTGAAATAACACCTTGCTTTCCTCATACTCCTTAACTATATCACCAACAACCTTCCAATTAAATCTCTTCAAAACAAACTGAAGGCGATGTAATTTCCTCAATATCTGTTGTAGTCAATAACCCTCTGATGGTAACTCTTTATTCCAGCTATCTAAAACAGTAGGCTTGAAGAGCGGATGATTAGTCCACATGTTGAAAAATTGAAAGGGCCGTAAACCATTTTTAATAACAGAAATATGTTTCAAAATGATGGCGCAGTGATCCGAAGTTACCTCCCAACTAGCGATTGCATTGACATTTGGAAACATATCAATCCAATCCTCATTTATGAAAACTCTGTCTAACTTGGAAAAGATGCGATTATTTCCATCTTGGTTATTCGACCAAGTGTAATAAGAGCCTAGAAATTTCATTTCTTCCACAATCCCAAGATCAAGCCATTTCCTAGCATCCTCAACTTCTTTAGGTGAAATGACCTTACCCCCAATTCGCTCTTCTACTTCAAAGACAGAATTAAAGTCACCAAGAACTAACCACGGTTTGACAGGAAGAGAGATTGAGGCCAACGCAGACCATAGACTTTTCCTCAATTCTATCTGATTTAAACCATATACTACAGTGAAGCAGAAAGATTGACCTGTAGCCCATATCAGAACCTTGCAATGAataaaatgaacatggtcaactAGAATATCCACTTTGACCCAGCTACCCTTCCAGATTAAAAGGATCCTACCTTCCAAAGCCTTGCTACTGTAAAACTCCAAGTTTACAAAGCTAGAGTTCATTACCTCCTCTACTCTATCACCTTTTATTTTGGTTTCCAAAAGAGCCCCAATACCAATCTTATTTATCTTGCAAATATTATCCACTGCTATTTTCTTATTCCTCTTATTCAACCCTCTAACGTTCCAGCTCATTAAGTTGAAATTGTCCATTCAAATTCAATAATGGAGAAGGATCATGAAGGAACTGTTGCTGTTCTTGAAGAACACTAAAAGCATTTTTTGTATTCTGGCCAATATCAGGGGATTTCACCTTCATGGTACCTAGTTTTTTCGGTGTAGTCCAATCTTTCTCCTTCTGAAGTTCCCCACTCTGGGAATGCGAGTCCACTACTGTTACCGCCTGACCTGAAACATTTGTCTCGTTGTTGTTCTTACTTCCTGAAGCCGCAGTCTTAGTGTTATTTTCTGCAATATCAGCTGGGACTTCTTTTTTCCTCCAAACCAAACCTTCCAATTGCTTGCAAGAAGAAGCTGTGTGTCCTAACTTTTTACAGTTAGAACATTTAGTAGGCAGCCACTCATAGTCAATCAATTGATCCATAACTTGGCCTCTCTCATTGATGTAGTTAATGAACTTTGGAAGAGTTTCTGAAATTTCCATATCAACCAGAATTCGGGCAAATTAATCATCGAACGATCCTTTGTGACTTTATCTATCATGATTGGTTTTCCAATGGTACTTACCAATGCACTTAAGCATTTGGTGCCCCAATACTGTAAACCCAGATCAGGCAAACGAATCCAAACAGGCACCGATTTGATCGATTTCAGATTTTCTATGTCAGTCGTCCAAGGTCTCAAGATTACAGGCTTCCTATCAAAGTGAATAACTCCTGATTCTAAGATCATATCACGTGTAGCTTCATCTCTGAACTTGACCATCGTAAATCCAGAGTTCATCCGTGCTACTCGTTCAATCCCAAACTTTCCCCAAATCCTGTTGATAAAACCTTCAAAAACTGATAATGGTGGATTAGCACCCATGACAACATAGATCAATGCCGAATTCCACAATGATGCTTCAACTTCTATCTCCTCAATATCCAGCTGAGCTATCTTTTGTCCATCCTTCTGAAGAGGCTCCGTAAATTCTAATTTCGAACCCCCCTGAAACGGAAGAGCTTCCTTGAAACGTGACCAGGTAGCCTTAGCCTCTTCTTGGAAATTTTATGACTCTACCTCTTCCGCCCACGAACTAGATCTATCCTTTGACAGTATCGGAGCTTTAGGAGAAACAACTTCCTTCGCCTTATCAGGAAACTCTTGGGTCACAGAGGGCACTGCCTCATCTTCTCTTTTTTCACACACAGGCTCAGTCGAAGGAGCCTCCGATTGTAACTCTATGGATGAAGGGAGCTCTTGACATGGGACAGCCTGAACTAGCTTCTGCACCACCTTTCTTCGCCGTGCCATGGCagagagagaaggaggagctCACGCTTCtaatgatattattctaatatgtATAATAAAGTAATTATCATTCACAAAAAATGAATATAATGAGATCCGTTGtggtatgttttttttaaaacattggtatgtcatttttaaaatttttggtaCATAAATTAATTGTAACCCAAATTCTTTTAAATGATGATTTATATTGTAGATATTTAGGACATTCTGCAAATTTTTTAAGAAATATGAATAATTTAGGATGTTAAAATTTGGATTCAAATAGATTTTTGAACACATGTCTGTTTTTTTATACGTGTTTTCACCAGAGGACATGTGGCATTCATTAgaggagtaattaagctcctACTGTGACCTAGCCAAACGCaaatgtctccaagtgaggccacgccccgaggtctATCCTCAAGGCACGTATGTCTCCAGGCGAGGCCACGTCCTGTGACCTGTTTCTAAGGcgcggatgtctccaagtgaggccacgctcTGAGGTCTGTCCTCAAGGCGCaaatgtctccaagtgaggccacgtcccATGACCCGTCTCCAaggtgtggatgtctccaagtaagGTCACGCCCCAAGGACCATTCAAATGGTCCTCGCTCTCTTCATTCGCCAATTACCCAGGTCTAGGATTCTTGTCCTTAGACCTTGATTAGTTGCTAGGTGTTAATCGCCGCAGGTGTGGCCCACCagaagatcatctgacaacttttggtgagcctggagtagtggtgtcgagatcgtacactcgacaatctaTATTTCCCACAACGTCGCCTGACATGGGTGAACGTGCACCGTATCCGGACACGGTCAGATACCTATTCCTCATAAGGTTGGTAGGTAGCTTTTTGCAAATGGGCCCCTTGCAATTTGTATGGGCCCATGGTCTTTATTAGTGCATCCCTAtgtaattaattagtatttttgtcCACAAATAATGGGGAATGTTGTATTAATTTTCCTTAAAGGACATTAATGACCCAGGAATCTATAAATAAGGCTTGGATATTTCCTTGTAAATGGTTCAAACATTTGACAAGTTAAGCATCGAAAATTCAAAGCAATATATACACAGTCTGAGACTCCATTGAAGTTTGCtaaaacaagcttcaaactcaaTAATACAAAGGatcatggactagggctcttttatagccggAACCATGTAAAACCTATGTGTTATTTTCTTCTAGTTTCGGTTaagttcttagattaggttgctagcaaaaaagacagtcaacattctgatgctttcattgagaacctgaagaaagcttgaagaaaACAACCATGGTGACCACTATACGGAATGCACCAAACGATGTGGCTCATCTCACTGGAGTTGAGGGAGGAGAAGTTAGCCATCCACCTCCACAAGACTTCCCGGAGATGGTCCAGGAGGATTATGACGAGAACACTAAATACGATGACATAGACGACAATGGTGATGACAGATATTATGAGAAGGACAATCCTTAGCCTATGGATGCCCACTAGAGGTGGTGGTGCTCCGCGACCATGTGGCCACCAAGTAACAAAAACTTGATGCCCAGGAGGGAAATATCGCCGCCCTGCAGTAGATTTTTAACGCCATGAGGGCACATCTGGTAGCTCAAAGGCTGCGAGTGGACCCACGTGGTGAAGTACCATCTAGGAAGCCAACTGGTGTGCCACCCATGCACCAAGCTGGAGTGCCACCTGTTAACGCAGCAAGTGTGCCTCCTGAGCACCTCACTGAAATGGCGCAAGATCCGCCAGCTGGTGTGCTGCCTATGCACCCATCTGGAGCTAGAGCCCCACCTGCGCCACAAGAGCATGGCAAGGGCAGAGTCGATGACAACCCTGCTCCGGGAAAAATAAGGTTTGTCGAGCCCCCAAACACAACAAGGCCTTGAGGCAACTGATAAGTGCATACCGTTCTTCAACATACTCTGAGGaggtctgtaatgacccaa
It encodes the following:
- the LOC133799506 gene encoding uncharacterized protein LOC133799506, whose translation is MARRRKVVQKLVQAVPCQELPSSIELQSEAPSTEPVCEKREDEAVPSVTQEFPDKAKEVVSPKAPILSKDRSSSWAEEGGSKLEFTEPLQKDGQKIAQLDIEEIEVEASLWNSALIYVVMGANPPLSVFEGFINRIWGKFGIERVARMNSGFTMVKFRDEATRDMILESGVIHFDRKPVILRPWTTDIENLKSIKSVPVWIRLPDLGLQYWGTKCLSALFINYINERGQVMDQLIDYEWLPTKCSNCKKLGHTASSCKQLEGLVWRKKEVPADIAENNTKTAASGSKNNNETNVSGQAVTVVDSHSQSGELQKEKDWTTPKKLGTMKVKSPDIGQNTKNAFSVLQEQQQFLHDPSPLLNLNGQFQLNELERDRVEEVMNSSFVNLEFYSSKALEGQSFCFTVVYGLNQIELRKSLWSALASISLPVKPWLVLGDFNSVFEVEERIGGKVISPKEVEDARKWLDLGIVEEMKFLGSYYTWSNNQDGNNRIFSKLDRVFINEDWIDMFPNVNAIASWEILRKLHRLQFVLKRFNWKVVGDIVKEYEESKVLFQQAKNKLFSDPKSQILSDIERASHLDFKKKEAAYASFLYQQSKVDWLRFGDENSSLFYSSMKKRKVKLVQQLGCYVQYKAIKSPGLDGFGAGFYKSLWSIIGKEVASAVIEFFDLGHIPKRLNSTILALIPKVTQPSNASEYRPITCCNTLYKCISKMLCNRLIPILPKVVNQNQGAFVKNRSIAHNILILQDLLKGYNRKRVSPRCLMKIDLSKAYDSIDWNFLESLLNAYKFPGRFIKWVMVCLRGSSYSILMNDQLYGDFKGGKGLRQGDPISPLLFVLVMGYLTRALHGAAKDKHFRFHPLCKTLNITNLCFADDLLLMCKAHLSSIQIMQQAFKAFSSASVLSINHAKSSIYFGGITSAEKEKLLCISNLREGHFPLKYLGVPLRPTKWKAMDCDIIISKIRQRLHGWASRNLSYAGRVQLIQSVLLGIRTFG